The proteins below come from a single Chryseobacterium capnotolerans genomic window:
- a CDS encoding gliding motility-associated C-terminal domain-containing protein, with translation MYLSTDSTTPFAVQILSNNIVIGTVTIAKGDPKTFDVDETLISANGVTDAFVVGSKGLYLKAERPFYCSLRLANGSHGEIITSKGKAGIGNKFYVATSPNTRTEANSSSSTDNFTAGILATEDNTSVTVSWKTPGLKFVNGNLSVQSYSFVLNKGQSFIFAGKVEDASANSKGFIGAKIEASKPVTLTNGSCNGNFSTPTPLNDPNASLDGSDPILDQAVPVDKLGNTFAMVKTRSTKPDSNMEGGLIIATEDNTQIFINGSGSPVVTLNEGGWYRINETSYAAQSGGAHSNMFISASKNIYLYQFVGITDSDATNGYNYIPPLNCFLPRKIDEIGKINEMPGITTSSIKLKLNILTEAGATVTVNGVPPTAAEGPYPLTGNTQWVTYSVENFPPNLTIISNKAVTAGINGGYSSAGYGGYFAGFSSTPYITKKSGECVPGLILQVEEGYDTYQWSLNDAPISGATTYSYSPTQPGYYTVKVTMGACQSIVTAPYKVVNCLIKSTKEEAACSTKIITPTFSSSTQTPVKSTIKILTPPTNGTAVINADGTITYTPKPNFEGTDKIVYTFCGDSADFMDCEEVTLNLKVVPFIVKDDAIKACWYDVAPYAYFDLTKANITNYGNATKKYYPTLKDLTAGTNEITTAATTNYPSTGGFVYVKLTTVEGCSAIAKIELITLPVKKSPILVDKYICIDAKTDLDAGPGYDSYQWSTGGTTSGIRGVGVGEYTVILEKNGCFITQVVRVRKAVDPVIQQIEINNSTATVIVAGGKAPYKYAVDGTTNWQDSNSFPGLSRGQHTFYVKDAYNCTPISAEVTVPNLLNAITPNGDNINDYIDYSDLAYKDNLSFVVYDRYGNMIFTGNKFNNYKWDGRHFDKKLITGTYWYHVSWNESNKEKTEIKYTGWIMVKNRE, from the coding sequence TTCGATGTGGATGAAACCCTTATTTCTGCCAATGGTGTTACCGATGCTTTTGTTGTAGGTTCAAAAGGACTTTATTTGAAAGCAGAAAGACCTTTCTATTGCAGTTTACGACTTGCCAATGGTTCCCATGGAGAAATTATTACCAGTAAAGGAAAAGCGGGTATTGGTAATAAGTTTTATGTGGCAACCAGCCCTAATACAAGAACAGAAGCCAACTCAAGTTCCAGTACGGATAATTTTACAGCAGGAATCCTTGCTACTGAAGACAATACCTCTGTTACCGTAAGCTGGAAAACTCCCGGATTAAAATTCGTTAATGGAAACCTTTCTGTTCAAAGCTATTCGTTTGTTTTAAATAAAGGACAATCTTTTATTTTTGCAGGAAAAGTAGAGGATGCATCTGCTAATAGCAAAGGCTTCATTGGTGCTAAAATTGAAGCAAGTAAACCAGTAACCCTTACCAATGGTAGCTGTAACGGTAACTTTTCAACCCCAACACCTCTTAACGATCCTAACGCAAGTCTAGATGGTTCTGATCCTATTCTTGACCAGGCTGTACCTGTAGATAAATTAGGGAATACGTTTGCCATGGTAAAGACCAGATCTACCAAACCAGATTCCAATATGGAAGGAGGTCTTATCATTGCCACTGAAGACAACACGCAAATATTCATCAATGGATCAGGTTCACCTGTTGTTACCCTAAACGAAGGAGGCTGGTATAGAATCAATGAAACAAGCTACGCAGCCCAGAGTGGTGGAGCACATTCTAATATGTTCATTTCTGCATCCAAAAATATATACCTTTATCAATTCGTTGGGATTACAGATAGTGATGCCACCAATGGTTATAATTATATTCCACCATTGAACTGCTTCTTACCAAGAAAAATTGACGAGATTGGTAAGATCAATGAAATGCCAGGCATTACTACATCCTCTATTAAACTAAAACTTAATATATTAACTGAAGCTGGAGCCACTGTAACGGTGAATGGAGTTCCTCCTACAGCAGCTGAGGGACCATACCCTTTGACGGGAAATACTCAATGGGTAACTTATTCTGTAGAGAACTTCCCACCAAACCTTACTATTATTTCTAATAAAGCAGTAACTGCCGGGATTAACGGTGGATATAGTTCAGCTGGATACGGTGGATATTTTGCAGGATTCTCATCAACGCCATATATTACTAAAAAATCAGGAGAATGTGTTCCTGGATTGATTCTGCAAGTAGAGGAAGGTTATGATACTTACCAATGGTCTCTTAATGATGCTCCCATTTCCGGTGCAACTACTTATAGCTACTCGCCAACACAACCTGGTTATTATACTGTAAAAGTAACAATGGGAGCATGCCAATCAATTGTAACAGCTCCTTATAAAGTAGTTAACTGTCTAATCAAGAGCACTAAAGAAGAAGCGGCTTGTTCTACTAAGATTATTACACCAACATTCTCTTCTTCAACTCAGACTCCGGTAAAAAGTACAATTAAGATCCTTACCCCTCCTACTAATGGAACAGCGGTAATAAATGCAGATGGTACCATTACTTATACACCGAAACCTAATTTTGAAGGAACTGATAAAATCGTTTATACATTCTGTGGAGACTCTGCTGACTTTATGGATTGTGAAGAAGTTACCCTAAACCTTAAGGTTGTTCCTTTCATTGTAAAGGATGATGCAATTAAAGCTTGTTGGTATGATGTAGCACCTTATGCTTATTTTGACCTGACAAAAGCCAACATTACAAACTATGGAAATGCAACAAAAAAATATTATCCTACATTAAAAGATCTTACTGCAGGAACTAACGAAATAACAACAGCAGCAACTACCAACTATCCTTCAACAGGAGGATTTGTATATGTGAAGCTTACCACTGTGGAAGGATGTTCTGCAATTGCAAAAATTGAACTTATTACACTTCCTGTTAAAAAGTCTCCGATTCTTGTAGATAAATATATTTGTATTGATGCTAAAACAGATCTTGATGCAGGACCTGGATATGATTCTTACCAATGGAGTACAGGAGGAACTACTTCAGGAATCAGAGGGGTAGGAGTAGGCGAATATACTGTAATTCTTGAGAAAAACGGATGTTTCATTACACAGGTAGTAAGAGTGAGAAAAGCAGTTGATCCTGTTATTCAGCAAATTGAAATTAACAATTCTACAGCTACAGTAATTGTGGCAGGCGGTAAAGCTCCTTACAAATATGCCGTTGACGGAACTACGAATTGGCAGGATTCAAACTCCTTCCCAGGATTAAGCAGAGGCCAGCATACTTTCTATGTAAAAGATGCTTACAACTGTACCCCTATTTCAGCGGAAGTTACAGTTCCAAATTTATTGAATGCCATCACTCCTAATGGGGATAACATCAATGACTATATCGATTATAGTGATCTTGCATACAAAGACAATCTTAGCTTTGTAGTGTACGACAGATATGGAAATATGATATTTACTGGAAATAAATTCAATAATTACAAGTGGGATGGAAGACACTTCGACAAAAAACTGATCACAGGTACATACTGGTATCATGTTTCCTGGAATGAGTCTAACAAAGAAAAAACAGAAATAAAATACACTGGCTGGATTATGGTAAAAAACAGAGAATAA
- a CDS encoding T9SS type B sorting domain-containing protein — MRKILSFLFIFHIFTSVFAQLDREHWFAPMIDRSGAPSPYQKLYLSTSRTTPFPVSIYNNNVLIGTVNISKNNPQKFDVLRNYIITTQQTDLFTSTTKGLYLKAEFPFYANLRFSVFNHAEIITSKGIPSTGKSFFAASAPISVSNEILNFMTSILATEDNTTVTITGYSPLVQFSNGTTGATNPTINIALNKGQSYILDGIGNIAGNFDGFIGAKITSNKPINVTNGNFNGQYAGNFPTSSDILMDQAVPVDRLGSEFALVKGNGSIGANMEGALIIATQDNTQIYVNNELTPIATLNTGKYFVIPDTKYSLQGGGHYNLYIRTSKNAYVYQILAGDSNTGNEVATGGFNFIPSLNCYLPKQINELGLINENFVHSNVNPSGVLNIPTKLNLITEKGAIVTVNGGTPPASTGPYNMTGTNNWVTYGIPNVTGTITIVSSKAITAGITAGSDAVGYGGFFAGFPTQPVILKSGGSCVPGIELTVDPIIYDTYQWYRNGTPISGANNASITPTQSGYYTCSVTMGSCAPLVTEQYKVMNCMKQTNISYDICTSQVITPAFSTSSQIPVPSTVAITTPPTLGTAVINPATGIITYTVNTPGTAGTDTFTYTFCGNDPDFPDCETVTVNINIKAIVVTNSVLFACDVNGKGTFDLTTASVTTNTPVNKTYYPTLADAQTENPAAQITNPNVYSAADGTIIYVVVKNSLGCKSIAQITLSLYNKAIVPDNYNGVFCDDNFDGTVNINLSNITAIVLNTPNNFTVRYYSNLADANAGNANTLPNNWSYTTTTTIFIRVDSPNGCTPVIKPLKFSIGDKIKLASQSVTENVCDDDLDGIKTVTLSQFIPMFIVDPNVTFTFHGSLADAQNNVSPLAPTVNITTTQTFYIRFEKNGVCPEVASLKITIKIPKTSSLLADQIICPKTTTTLDAGPGFDKYLWSTGATSPSITNVPAGSYWVELTSNGCTYKQSVNVTEYTIPIITSIEIEGTTVKIGASGGNPPYEYSLDGVVWQTSNIFYNVPRGAHYVVVRDSKMCGEAKKEFAIINLINTITPNGDGLNESIDYSALMSNENLVFRIFDRYGAELFRGTRENRFTWDGRVGGRYTPTATYWYFISWTEFGSTVSIKYSSWLLVRHR; from the coding sequence ATGAGAAAAATTCTATCTTTTTTATTTATATTTCACATATTCACCTCTGTTTTTGCACAATTAGACAGGGAACATTGGTTTGCTCCAATGATAGACAGGTCAGGAGCACCCTCTCCTTATCAGAAACTTTATCTTTCTACCAGCCGAACCACACCATTTCCGGTGAGTATCTATAATAATAATGTTTTGATCGGGACAGTCAATATCAGTAAAAATAATCCGCAGAAATTTGATGTCTTAAGAAATTATATTATTACCACTCAGCAGACAGATTTGTTTACTTCCACTACAAAAGGATTATACCTGAAAGCTGAATTTCCGTTTTATGCGAACTTAAGATTTTCAGTATTTAATCATGCAGAAATCATTACTTCTAAGGGGATTCCTTCAACAGGAAAGAGTTTCTTTGCGGCATCAGCTCCTATCAGTGTAAGTAATGAGATTCTTAATTTCATGACCAGTATTCTGGCTACAGAAGATAATACTACGGTTACCATTACAGGCTACAGCCCTCTTGTGCAGTTCTCAAATGGGACCACAGGAGCTACCAACCCTACCATAAATATAGCTTTAAACAAAGGGCAATCCTATATTCTTGATGGTATTGGAAATATTGCCGGCAACTTTGATGGATTTATTGGAGCTAAAATCACCTCAAACAAACCAATTAATGTTACCAATGGAAACTTCAATGGTCAGTATGCCGGAAATTTCCCAACCAGCTCCGATATTTTAATGGATCAGGCTGTCCCTGTTGACAGGCTTGGAAGTGAATTTGCTCTAGTCAAAGGGAACGGAAGTATTGGAGCCAATATGGAAGGGGCTTTGATTATTGCTACACAAGACAATACTCAGATCTATGTAAATAATGAATTAACCCCTATTGCAACACTGAATACAGGAAAATATTTTGTAATTCCTGATACTAAATACAGTCTTCAGGGTGGCGGTCATTATAACTTATACATTAGAACTTCCAAGAACGCCTATGTTTATCAGATCTTAGCAGGAGATTCAAATACAGGAAATGAAGTAGCTACCGGAGGATTCAATTTTATTCCGTCTTTAAACTGCTATCTTCCCAAACAAATTAATGAACTGGGACTTATCAATGAAAACTTTGTTCACTCTAATGTAAACCCGTCCGGAGTCCTTAATATCCCTACAAAACTGAACCTTATCACAGAAAAAGGGGCAATAGTTACAGTAAATGGAGGGACTCCACCCGCCTCTACAGGTCCTTACAATATGACAGGGACCAATAATTGGGTTACTTATGGAATTCCTAATGTGACAGGAACCATAACGATTGTTTCAAGTAAGGCCATTACAGCAGGAATCACTGCTGGAAGTGACGCGGTAGGATATGGAGGTTTCTTTGCAGGCTTTCCTACGCAGCCCGTTATTTTAAAATCAGGAGGATCCTGCGTGCCCGGAATTGAACTTACTGTAGATCCTATTATCTATGACACTTACCAATGGTATAGAAACGGAACACCTATTTCAGGAGCCAACAACGCCTCTATCACTCCTACCCAATCCGGATATTATACTTGTTCTGTAACAATGGGAAGCTGCGCTCCTTTAGTCACTGAGCAATATAAAGTGATGAACTGTATGAAGCAGACCAATATCTCATATGACATATGTACTTCACAGGTAATTACTCCTGCCTTCAGTACTTCTTCACAAATTCCTGTGCCATCTACTGTAGCCATCACCACTCCACCAACCCTGGGAACTGCAGTAATAAACCCTGCTACCGGAATTATTACCTATACTGTAAATACTCCTGGCACAGCTGGAACTGATACCTTTACCTATACTTTCTGTGGAAATGATCCTGACTTTCCTGACTGTGAAACGGTAACTGTCAATATCAATATTAAAGCTATCGTTGTTACGAATTCAGTATTATTTGCTTGTGATGTGAACGGGAAGGGAACATTTGACCTTACAACAGCCAGTGTAACAACGAACACTCCGGTTAACAAAACATATTATCCGACCCTAGCAGATGCACAAACAGAAAACCCAGCAGCTCAAATTACCAATCCTAATGTTTATTCAGCGGCAGATGGTACTATTATCTATGTTGTAGTTAAAAATTCTTTAGGATGTAAGAGCATTGCCCAGATAACATTATCGCTTTATAATAAAGCCATTGTTCCGGATAATTATAATGGTGTGTTCTGTGATGATAATTTCGATGGAACAGTCAATATCAATCTTTCTAATATCACAGCTATTGTACTTAATACGCCAAATAATTTCACAGTCAGATATTACTCAAATTTAGCAGATGCAAATGCTGGAAACGCTAATACACTTCCCAATAACTGGAGCTACACTACAACCACTACAATTTTTATCAGAGTAGATTCTCCTAATGGATGTACCCCTGTTATCAAACCTTTAAAATTCAGTATTGGAGACAAAATAAAGCTGGCAAGCCAGTCTGTAACAGAAAACGTATGTGATGATGATCTTGATGGAATAAAAACGGTAACCCTTTCCCAATTTATTCCGATGTTTATAGTAGATCCAAATGTTACTTTTACCTTTCATGGCAGCCTAGCGGATGCACAAAACAATGTCAGCCCATTAGCTCCAACTGTAAATATTACAACCACACAGACATTCTACATCCGCTTTGAAAAAAATGGAGTATGCCCTGAAGTAGCTTCCCTTAAAATTACTATTAAAATTCCTAAAACATCATCCCTTCTGGCCGATCAGATCATCTGTCCTAAAACTACAACAACATTAGATGCTGGCCCAGGATTCGATAAATACTTATGGAGCACTGGAGCGACCAGTCCTTCCATTACTAATGTACCTGCCGGTAGTTATTGGGTAGAACTTACCTCTAACGGATGCACCTACAAGCAGTCTGTGAACGTTACCGAATACACAATCCCCATCATCACTTCCATTGAAATTGAAGGAACAACCGTAAAAATTGGAGCCAGCGGCGGTAATCCACCTTATGAATACTCATTGGATGGAGTCGTATGGCAAACTTCAAATATTTTCTATAATGTACCAAGAGGGGCACATTATGTAGTGGTAAGAGACTCTAAAATGTGTGGTGAAGCGAAAAAAGAATTCGCCATTATTAATCTTATCAATACCATCACTCCCAATGGAGACGGACTGAATGAATCTATAGACTATTCTGCATTAATGTCAAACGAAAATCTTGTTTTCAGGATTTTTGACCGATATGGAGCAGAACTTTTCAGAGGAACCCGTGAAAACCGGTTTACCTGGGATGGAAGAGTTGGCGGAAGATATACTCCCACAGCCACATATTGGTACTTTATCAGCTGGACAGAATTTGGATCTACAGTTTCCATAAAATACTCAAGCTGGCTGCTGGTAAGACATAGATAA